The Lolium rigidum isolate FL_2022 chromosome 1, APGP_CSIRO_Lrig_0.1, whole genome shotgun sequence region TATTGACAGATCCAATAGATAAGGCAGAAACCAATATAACCAAGTTAAATGTGGTAAACAAGTATCGGTGAGCTCGGCTCATTTAACTCGAACTCAATATTCATCCATAAGATTTACAAGATGTTAAACTGTGAATAGAGAACTCGTGAATAATCATACAAATCAACAACAAGACAGCAGTTTCTCTCGAaacgaaagaaagaaaaaagattgAAACATTCAGATACACACATTTAATAGGGTATGTTACATAATCAATTGTGAAAGGAATTCCTGGCATCGAATATGCAACAAGAATGCAACAACCAGGATACCATGATAGCCTCCAAAAAATGGCTGCCCATTTAATGTTACTGTTAGTGTTTTATCTTTTCTAGCCCTGGGATAAATATGGGCCTCCGAAAGTGTGCCCATGACATTCTCTTGTTTCCACAGGTACCCAGCATATGAGCAGTCAAGGGCTTGGTACACTTTTCACAGTCAATACGGATTAAGATGAACAGCATCCAGCCTTCTTTACGGCGGAGACATCGTCTTTTGACCCGACGTTGATGGTCTGCCCTCGTGGTGGAGCAGCAGGGTCATCGCCGATGTCAAGGGCTTTCTTACTGACCACTCGGTAGATCTGCGTTAGCACCTCAGTAAAGGCGTCCTCTACATTCATGGCCTCCAAGGCAGAGGTTTCCATGAAAAAGGTGTACCCGCTCTCCGCAAATGCCTTGGCATCCTCCACAGAGACAGCCCGCAAGTGTCGCAGGTCGGCCTTGTTGCCAACGAGCATGATCACAATATTGGCATCGGTATGGTCCTTGAGCTCCTTCAGCCACCTCTCAACGTTCTCGAAGGTCACATGCCGTGTCACGTCATACACAACAAGCGCACCAACCGCTCCTCTGTAATATGCACTTGTAATTGCACGGTACCTGCAGCGGGATCGCACAGAGATTCTATGTTATGCAATGGAAATGTTAGCAATGTTGCAAAATACTATATTATTATGTACTTAAGCTTTCATAAGCAAGAAAGTATGTTCTTTTAATAATTAAAGATAATAATATTCAACGTGAGTGGTGATGAGATGCCACATTTAGTTCAAAATATCATGCCTTAGCAATAGCAGAAATTAGATAAAACCAATAATTCGAAGGGCAAGAACTTCAATATAAGAAAAGATACAACAATCCCTAGCCAAAAAGGTTAAAAAAAGCTATGTCTAATTTTTGTATGTTGATAAATATCAAGTGACAAAATTAGCAATTGATTGAGGGGCCATcattgaaggagaagaaaaggtGAAGAACACTCTTTTGTGCCCTAAAATAGTAAGGGTTTAATATGGATGCGAAATGAGAATTCAGATAAGTTCAATAAAGCAAGAATTAGCTTGTAGATATATATAACATATGGCCATAAAAGCAAGAATTTCCTTGGGGCGGTTAGCGATTAATTATAATATAATTAACTTGAAGCATTGGAATGCATTGACATTTATGTTTGAAGCAACAGGAGAAGCTCATTACTCTTTTAAGTTCTTATTAAACGTCTACAGGTGTTACAACCCAGCCTATGTGCAATAATCTTCTCATTTCATGGCAGTGCAAGTTACTAGGATGCAAATCAAGCAGCGCATGTAGGTAAAACTGGCACACTGAGCTGAAAGGTTATTCAGGAAGCGAGCTAGGAACGGAACAAAGTAAACATCACATGCCCAACTATCAAATCAACGACTTTAAGCACAGGCCTCACACAAGCCTGTGGTATGTCTAACAGCAGGGTCTATATATCACCCAAATAAATGCAATGCGACTCATTATACACATTGAATTGCAGAAACAAAATGACGATGGAATTGCCACAGATCAGACCTAATCTTGCAACGCTGATGCACTGGGCGACCTGAAACTTGTACGATGGAATGAACATGCACATTGTCCCAAACCAATTGACAGTACGCATACCGCACTACCTGAATCCTACAAATACCAAACAACAACTGTCCTCACATAGCGGTAAACTCTGCATTCCCGAAAGGCCAAAAGCACCCTCTAGCTGCGCGCAAAACGCAAGTGATTCATCATAACCACGAAAAAGAACGGGGAAACCACCCTCTAGCCGTGCTCAAGCATTAGCGCCTGGGTAGATCAGGAATCAAAGGAAAATGCAAATGATTCGTCATAGCCACGAAAAGAGAAGGGGGGAAACCGTACCTCTCTTGGCCGGCGGTGTCCCAGATCTGCGCCTTGACGACCTTGTCGTCGACCCTGATGCTCCTTGTCGCGAACTCGACCCCGATGGTGGACTTGGACTCGAGGCTGAACTCGTTGCGCGTGAACCGCGTGAGGAGGTTGGATTTCCCGACCCCCGAGTCGCCGATGAGCACCACCTTGAAGAGGTAGTCGTAGTCGTCGTCCGCCCGGTACGCCATTCTTCGGTTTCCCCGCGGCGGTCACGTACGTGCCGTCCCCCCGGCCGTTGTCCTCGCAGATTTGGTTGATCTGCCGCCGTTCCCGCCAAAGGGAGGTTGGGCGGAGTGGCTGGGGTCGCGGCCGTCGGCGGCGCGCGCTTATCGGAGTTCCAGCGGGAGGGAAAGGGCTGGCATGAGGAGGAGAAAGTTTTGGAATGCAGGAAGGACGGTTAGAAGAGGAGGCTCGCTCAACAAGGGGGCAATAGGAAGGGAAGGGACGAACCAACGAACGTCGCCGACACGTCATCACCTATGTATACCTTCCTAAGAGCGGGCATTGAAAAATGCAGAAATAGCAAGAGAACATTGTTACACCAGAAAAAAAAACTACACCGATGATCATCTCAGGCTCTCAGCACGCACTTGTGTGACTATGAAAGAGAGGTTAGACTGAATGTTTAAGTTCATACGAAATTGAGGCATAGCCGCGTAGGGATCGAATCCATAGGAATTCCGGTTAAAATACTGCAAATGTCCTATGAAAATTTTACAATCCAAAGAGGTTATACGATTTATTAGTTAGACTTAACAACGCTTCATTGCTACCAATCAAAAAGACATTGAATAAGCTTTGTATGAGCATTATAAAAACCGTTTTGGGAAACCAGCAACGAGAGCCTTTGGTCTGGACCTTGATTTTATTGAGATGAATCGGCTTGATCTCAGCTCCCTAGATAGCCCCTTCTCAGATGAAGAGATATGGGAAGCTATCAAAGATATGCCCAGCGAGAAGGCACCGGCCGGGACCAGATGGATTTATCCTGGCTTTGTACCGTAAGAGTTGGGCCATTATCCGAGACGACCTTGTTGCCGTCTTCAACAGTTTGCACGCCATGGATTCCCGTGGTTTCAACATGATAAATGGAGCTCATACGGTGCTTATCCCAAAGAAGCCTGGAGCTCGTCAGCCGGGAGATTTTCGCCCCATATCTTTAGTACATAGTCTCGCAAATTTTTTCTCAAAAGTACTGGCCAGACGGCTTGGTCCAGTCCTTCCTCGGGTTGTGGGTGAAAACCAAGGTGCCTTCCTGAAGGGTCGTTCACTTCATGACAATTTCAGTATTGTACGTGAATCAGCAAGATTTCTTAGGCCTCGTTCGGTTGCAGCGTATTTAATACTCTAGTGGTTTAATTCCAACGAGGTTTTGGGTGGTCCCTTCCCGTCCACCCAAATCCTCTCGGGGGCCAAACCCTGCCACTATGTAAACCACGTTAACTACTACCCATTTGGTTAATCCTATCATTTCTAGCACTGCATTAAGATTGCACTGTGCATAGCTAGCAGCAATAACGACAGCTAGGAGCAAGTACAACAAGTCGTTTCTGCAAGAAGGCTAGGAGAATAATAAGTGGTATACAATGTTTTTTATAACACGATCAAATTCGAACTTCACACACGTGACTGTAGAACGCAAGAAATTTCAGAACATCTGAGGTGGCAATATCTGAAACTCTCAGCTTTAAACTGAATATATACAAAGTTAACTGCTGCAACAAGTGCCGCTGAAGATGTTGTCAACCTTCTCGCCATCTTTCAAAAACAGAAAGGTCATAATTGCCTCGATGTTGTATGCTTCAACCACATCCCGTAAGAACTCCAACAGGAATCTGCTAAAATGACAATGAAGTTGTCAACCTGCAAAGCATAACAAAATCAACCATTTCAGTAAATATATGATGGCATGTCTCCAGAAAAGCATAGCCACGGCTACTACAGATATGTATTTCACTATTCGCAAAAGGCTCAAAGTTCTAAAACAACTGTGGTAAAATGATAACATAGATATAAGGATAAAATGTTAAACGTTGATGATAAGTAGTGAATCACTTATTCAAAGCATCTCTCAACTTGCATTCCCAAGATAGGACATTAGAAGTAAGATGTGGAACTACATCCTTTTGAGCCATAATTTTGTACACAAGCTCGGAACAAACCGTGCCAAAGAAAATGCAGCTGCTCTGGTTGTTGTGCCGTTGTCATCACTTGCTTAAGATAAATACACTCAGCTGTTAAATGTGTAAACAACATCTATGTTtgttttaagttacaaatttctGTGTTAATAAAAAGAACAAGAACTTTTGAGAAAAATAAACAATGAATATAGAAGAAGATAAGTGCATACATGAGAAAATGGAAgtattggtcaaacaaaaaagtaGAAATTTTAGGAAACAGACCATCAACTGGAAGGGCCATCCAGCCTTGCCACCAACGCGAGTTTGAATTGCCTACACTGAAAATATATGTTGTAAGTTGTTTGTATACTGAAGATATATTGCATACTACCAGGATAAATTGTTTGTATATTTATGACAGTACATAGCAGAAAACATTTTTCAGGTTTTGTAATTAATTGTTATCAAATTAAAATCTCCTCTACTGAAAGGTGCATCACTTCTTTCTAGCTTCATCTGTTGTGACAACAGGTAATACTTCCAGCACTTCTTTCTGAACAAGGTCACCAAACATACTCTACATTCAAATTTATGAAGGCTCTTGCAAGAAACTACTTTCAACTGATCTATCTCAGGCATGTTAAATAAAACAGCAAGAAGAAGCAATTCAGTTATGAGATATCATTTCTTCATTTTCCTCTATATACGGAAACAacatatattttttctattttgctGAATTagcatgcccaagttcttcttttAACAAAAATGAATAAATAAGAGAAACCTAGCCCACCGTTAACCAACAATTAAAGGCATGGGGGCGGATATGCCATTCAGATTACTAGCTTGTGCCCAAGGATTTAGTTAGCCACAACTTACTAGCATAGCAACTTTTATGTGCAAAATCTCAGAAAGCAGCTACTCATCAGACTTGGAGCTAGCCACAAGCACAAGAAGTCCACCACATGCGCGAGGCTCACGGCCTGTCACAGAAAATCAGCTAGGAAGGACTAATCTAATTCCTAATATCCCTGTAGCTTTCTTCCCTATCCAATCGATGGATACAACCAATGGCATGGGAACAAACAGCTAGATAATACGAAACGATGGATGcagccaaggccatggaaacaaaCACCCAACGGAACACAAATCTGCAACTACCTGCTCAAATTGGATATAGCCAAAGCCTTTGACACTGTGGCGTGGCAATTCCTGCTCGAGATACTTCAGCACAAAGGTTTTGGACCTCGGTGGTGTGCCTGGGTCATTATGCTTCTAGCGTCGGCGTCAACAAATATTCTTCTCAATGGTTCCCCAGGTCGGAAAATTTGGTACACTAGGGGACTAAGGCAAGGAGACGCCTTATCGCCTATGTTGTTCATCCTAGCTATGGATGCTCTGAATTTGCTGTTTGCCAAAGCAGAGTCAATGGGGGTGATCTCCAATTTTCCAAATAGACATTTCATTCCCCATCGCCTATCTATCTACGCACACGATGTGATTGTCTTTCTAAATGGTTCGACTCCAGATGTTGCTGCAACTAAAGAATTGCTTAACATGTTTGGCGAAGCCTCAGGGTTAAAATGCAATATGGAAAAGAGCTCCATCTCCCCCATCTACTGTGACTGGGATATGGTCATGGATATCAGTGAAATTCTTAATTGCCAGGTCGTTCAGATGCCAATCGTGTACCTAGGACTCCCTTTGCATCTCAAAAAGGCACGCAAGGAAGATTTTCAAGCCCTTTTGGACAAGATTAGGAGAAGATTGGCTGCATGGAAAACTCATATGCTCACTCAAGCGGATAgacttattcttgttaaatccgtTTTGAGTGGCATTGCAATCTTCCATCTGATTTCTTTAGACCCACCTCCTTGGGTGTTCAAAGCTATCGATAAAATCAGGAGAGCTTTTCTCTGGAAGGGAACCGAGACTGTGCAAGGAGGCCATTGTTTGGTCAGCTGGAATGCAGTTTGCCGACCCAAATCATGTGGCGGTTTGGGGATCATGAGCTTAGAGGCTATGAGCACATCTTTGAGAGTTAGACGGGCCTGGAATTTTAGAACCTCGGCTGGTAAGACATGGAGCATCATGGCGAAACCCATGATGGAACAGGACAGACACATCCTCAGTGCTTCTTCCGCAGTGGTCGTGGGCAACAGAAAGAGATGCAGCTTCTGGTCGGATAAGTGGATCAATAATAAATCTGTAGAAGAAATCGCCCCAGATATTTACAAGATGATTTCACCTGTTGTTCGGGCCAAGAGAACGGTTGCTGAGGCCTTGATCAACGGTTGCTGGATTGGGGATATGAATAAACCTGTAAACATTCAGTCGTTTATGCAAGTCCTAGATCTTTGGGAGAAAATAAGAGAAGTTCAGATTTCCCTGAACACGGAGGATAGCTGGTCATGGAGGTGGGAGAACAACAGAATTTTCTCAACCAAGTCCGTGTATCATGCTCATTTTGCTACCTCAATCTATTATGATGCAACTGAATCTATTTGGAATTCTTGGGCCCCGACAAAATGCAAATTGGCGGCTTGGCTCTTCCTACAGGGCAGATTGTGGACTGCTGATCGCCTCGCTAAAAGAGGCCTTCCTCATCACGACAAGTGTGTAGTGAAGATGCACATCACCTTTTTCTTGGTTGTGCGGTCGTGAAAATCATCTGGAGCCATATGCTGACTTGGGCAGGCTTGCCCCAGATCAACATTGTGGCTGCTGATCATTCTCTCCGATATTGGTGGACGGAACCAAGACGGAGGCTGCAGAATCAGCGCGGCAAGAATTTGAATTCCCTGATCATGCTAACCCTCTGGTCGATCTGGCGAGAAAGGAATGGTCGAGTTTTTGATAGCATCTACAGGTCGCTTTATCAAATAATTGAGCAGATAGGCCGATGCCCAGCAGTGTAGCAAAGCAAGCAAGGGACGCCTCACCCTCCCCGTGGAATAGTTGGGTTGCTCTTATATTATGTTGTAGGTGTGTTCCGTTTTCAGTTTAGACTACTCTCGTTTTCAGCCTAGTCTAGTTTGGTCGTTTCACGTTTGATGTATGTGGTCATGTACTTTGCCTATCTGACGCTTTCTTCTTCTTAATCAAGCACATGCAGTCCTCCTGCATGGTTCGAAAAAGTCTTAACAACGCTACATATACAAGAACTTGTCCACTTGGTGACACATCCAACTACTTGCAAATCATGATCCCGAGATCCAAAACCTCATTACCCTGTGATGGTTAGGTTGATTTATCTGCGAAAGCCATGCTGGACACTGTATGGATGGtaatttgcaaaataaaccattaATATTCTCATCAGACTTGTATTTGTCGTGGTAGAATTGACCAATGTTTATATTTCCCTGCCAAAAAAGGAAAGCAGTTATACTGAGTGAATGTTTGGATTTAAGCACATCGAGCAAGCGAATTGCCCCTTAAGtcagtttggtatccatcatttgggcctgaAATCCtgaaattcaatttagaatttcataggtgggctattgttgcctgccaaaacccaccggcgagcaccgacgagcaacacggagagccgggaggctcccaggactgctggagggccctggtccctcgggcgacggcccgcaatgctccggcacacgtcctggctaatgcaaggcgtgccacccgacctatacctggtcaggaaggtgatggattgcttcgattagtttcctgaatggcaaacacgtaaacattaaatacgagccccgatcggctcttaggttaccctgtgaatcggctcaaagagccgattaccccatggttgacgtcggatttacgataacatggggatcctgctttatcaatataaagttaaatcaatctacgacagtctagggttttcaccgcataatcggaacatcctacacgtagttgagcctagcagatacgcaaGATGGtggaaaaccagtcctaaagaggcctaaaaaccaacacgaagtcgatccccggaacaatccctctaggattagtaaaccataccttacgcactactggatcgttcaacccgtttgcaaggcctaatcatgcggatatcaaaccaatccttggagaacaaggaacaactataacggatcagatctactgaataaagaacaagcaagatgctgccctt contains the following coding sequences:
- the LOC124682734 gene encoding ras-related protein RABA1f-like gives rise to the protein MAYRADDDYDYLFKVVLIGDSGVGKSNLLTRFTRNEFSLESKSTIGVEFATRSIRVDDKVVKAQIWDTAGQERYRAITSAYYRGAVGALVVYDVTRHVTFENVERWLKELKDHTDANIVIMLVGNKADLRHLRAVSVEDAKAFAESGYTFFMETSALEAMNVEDAFTEVLTQIYRVVSKKALDIGDDPAAPPRGQTINVGSKDDVSAVKKAGCCSS